A genomic window from Salvia hispanica cultivar TCC Black 2014 chromosome 5, UniMelb_Shisp_WGS_1.0, whole genome shotgun sequence includes:
- the LOC125189779 gene encoding polygalacturonase-like, with translation MSFNVVDFGARADGKTDSSSALLKAWVAACSSGSESTVLIPQGTFLVNSVSLYGACKKKMQFQLLGNIVAPSYESLSNHQSWISFKNVDGLSFIGGGTIDAKGSSYWSCKKQQRGCPYGARSFSLQGCNNVLVNGLKSFDSEGVHISINGCNNITMQNLILIAPDDSPNTDGIHIGNSNFVSVLHSKIGTGDDCISIGPGTRNMWMDHIVCGPGHGISIGSIGGEPREEGIENIEVQNSVFRNTDNGVRIKTWARPSNATITNVKFTNLVMNNVTNPIIIDQQYCPQRNCPKGIRT, from the exons ATGTCATTCAACGTTGTTGATTTCGGGGCAAGGGCCGATGGCAAGACCGACTCATCATCGGCCTTATTAAAGGCGTGGGTGGCTGCCTGCAGCTCGGGCTCTGAATCAACGGTTCTCATTCCACAAGGAACGTTCCTGGTGAATTCGGTATCGTTGTATGGAGCATGCAAGAAGAAAATGCAGTTCCAACTATTAGGAAATATTGTTGCTCCTAGTTACGAATCACTGAGCAACCATCAATCATGGATATCATTCAAAAATGTTGATGGGTTGTCATTTATTGGTGGTGGCACTATTGATGCCAAGGGGTCAAGTTATTGGTCATGTAAGAAGCAACAAAGGGGTTGCCCCTATGGAGCAAGG TCATTCTCTCTTCAAGGCTGCAACAATGTACTGGTTAACGGCTTGAAATCGTTCGACAGCGAGGGTGTCCACATTTCTATCAATGGATGCAACAACATCACCAtgcaaaatttgatattaattgCCCCAGATGATAGCCCTAACACCGATGGCATTCACATTGGGAATTCGAACTTCGTTAGTGTCCTCCACAGCAAGATTGGCACTGGAGACGACTGCATATCAATCGGCCCAGGTACTAGGAACATGTGGATGGACCATATTGTGTGCGGCCCCGGGCATGGCATTAG CATTGGAAGCATTGGTGGAGAGCCACGCGAAGAAGGAATCGAAAACATTGAAGTGCAAAATTCAGTGTTTAGAAACACAGACAACGGTGTTCGGATTAAAACATGGGCGAGACCTAGCAATGCGACCATTACGAATGTCAAGTTCACTAACTTGGTCATGAACAATGTTACAAACCCTATAATTATCGATCAACAATATTGCCCTCAGAGAAATTGCCCAAAAGGCATACGTACTTGA
- the LOC125186029 gene encoding bidirectional sugar transporter NEC1-like, which yields MALFSVEHLAFIFGLLGNIISFLVFLAPMPTFYTIWKRKSSEGFQALPYSVAFFSASLLLYYAFLKTGAYMIITINGIGCFIETVYLLIYVVYAPKKSKLFTMGFILIFNVGGLGLVMTVSLLAFHGANRVSLVGWICCIINLAVFAAPFSIMRRVIKTKSVEYMPFTLSLFLTLCATMWFFYGFFINDYYIAFPNILGFLFGIAQMILYFVYKNAKKDDTLNLEVDPTKDVEKNLSLEEAKDVEMMSK from the exons ATGGCTCTATTTAGTGTGGAACACTTGGCTTTCATATTTGGCCTTCTAg GGAACATTATATCATTCTTAGTATTCTTGGCACCTAT GCCAACTTTCTACACAATTTGGAAGAGGAAATCATCTGAAGGGTTTCAAGCATTACCATATTCAGTTGCATTTTTCAGTGCTTCCTTGTTGTTATACTATGCTTTCCTTAAAACCGGTGCCTATATGATCATTACTATAAATGGCATTGGATGCTTCATCGAGACCGTTTACCTATTGATATACGTAGTATATGCACCTAAGAAGTCCAAG TTGTTCACGATGGGTTTCATTCTCATATTCAACGTTGGCGGCTTAGGGTTGGTGATGACGGTTTCTTTACTAGCTTTCCATGGTGCCAATAGGGTTTCTTTGGTGGGATGGATATGTTGTATTATAAACCTAGCTGTATTTGCTGCCCCTTTCAGCATCATG CGGCGCGTGATCAAGACCAAAAGTGTAGAGTATATGCCATTCACTTTGTCCTTGTTCCTAACCCTTTGTGCTACAATGTGGTTTTTCTATGGATTCTTCATAAATGACTACTATATTGCA TTTCCAAATATTTTGGGATTTTTGTTCGGGATTGCTCAAATGATCTTGTACTTCGTCTACAAAAATGCTAAGAAGGATGATACACTAAATCTCGAGGTCGATCCCACCAAGGATGTGGAGAAGAATTTGAGCCTTGAGGAAGCCAAAGATGTTGAAATGATGTCTAAATGA